A genomic window from Meleagris gallopavo isolate NT-WF06-2002-E0010 breed Aviagen turkey brand Nicholas breeding stock chromosome 30, Turkey_5.1, whole genome shotgun sequence includes:
- the LOC104914671 gene encoding uncharacterized protein LOC104914671: protein MEQSAKPCTNLDWAELLQGQMVTSSKPGSFSSRFLHQVLQLGMVRSLLKILQKVSVWVGFVVPMEAVISRICPVQSPHRPTRFAKKRRGRLTRFLLAFIPTRIQAVLGHLHTDWGQSNISKEIREALINPSSKANKRKRDDVALEEQESWVVVLEKDLPEDDPEDLSYEPSEVDTDTEEYKSQNSTETDLEFEEHEGAIMLKESLDLQLNNAQPDGDNPEPLATSSEQGQEDPAASSSAEDASNDDSGDSDTQTPQDVSSRDSSEQEADVEHESSSSSQSGGQQEP, encoded by the exons ATGGAGCAGTCAGCTAAGCCTTGCACTAATCTGGATTGGGCAGAGCTCCTCCAG GGGCAAATGGTGACCAGTAGCAAGCCTGGCTCTTTCTCCAGCAGGTTCCTGCACCAGGTGCTTCAGCTGGGCATGGTCAGGTCCCTG CTGAAGATACTTCAGAAAGTATCAGTCTGGGTTGGATTTGTGGTCCCCATGGAGGCCGTCATCAGCAGGATCTGCCCTGTGCAGTCTCCCCATAGACCCACACGGTTTGCCAAGAAGCGCCGTGGGCGCCTGACGCGTTTCCTCCTTGCCTTCATCCCCACCAGGATCCAGGCAGTCCTGGGCCACCTGCACACAGACTGGGGCCAGAGCAACATATCCAAGG AGATCCGAGAAGCTCTGATCAACCCGtccagcaaagcaaacaagagGAAACGGGACGACGTGGCTCTGGAGGAGCAGGAGTCCTGGGTGGTGGTGCTGGAGAAGGACCTGCCAGAGGATGACCCAGAGGACCTCTCATATGAG CCCTCAGAGGTGGATACAGACACTGAGGAGTACAAGTCCCAGAACAGTACAGAGACAGACCTGGAGTTTGAAGAGCATGAGGGAGCCATTATGTTGAAGGAATCATTGGATCTCCAG TTGAATAATGCCCAACCCGATGGGGATAACCCTGAGCCCTTGGCCACGAGCTCAGAGCAGGGACAGGAGGACCCAGCTGCATCCAGCAGTGCAGAAGATGCTTCAAATGATGACAGTGGTGATAGTGACACTCAGACGCCCCAAGATGTGAGCAGCAGGGATAGCAGCGAGCAAGAGGCTGATGTGGAACATGAGAGCAGCAGTTCCTCGCAGAGTGGG GGTCAGCAGGAGCCCTGA